In Mycobacterium sp. Aquia_213, the sequence CGCGCCCGGTGCGGAGCAGAAGCTGAACAACGTCACCCGCTCGGCGTCCAATCAGCTCGACCAGTTCGTCGCGGCCGGCTATGAGCCGCAGTGGGCGGAGATCACCCTGCAGAAGACCACGGCGTGGCGCAGCATGCACAGCCAGGCTCGCGGCCTGTACTCGCTGCTACTGACCCACCTGCCCGACATCGACGGCCGCACGGTGCGCGAGGGCGAGTTCGTCTGCAACTCGCTGATCGGCTTCAACTTCGGCGACGGCCATCTGCACAACGCGGACATGATCGGGGCCGTGCAGCGCGAAGCCGCGTTCGAGCCGGGCGAGTGCGTCATCGCCTGGGTCGAGTCGGAGGCCTTCGGCAGCGGTGTGCAGCACTACCAGCTGATCGACGCCGCCCTCGGTGTGGTCGAGCGGGGCACCTGGAAAGTGGCCGACGCGGTCGCCGAACAGCCCTGGCTACCCAACGGGCCGATCCCGACTAACGTGGAATGGTCCCTAAGCGGCACCAAACCGGTCGTCCGGGACGACCAACAACACGGTCACGGAGCGCTGGCATGAGTACCGCAGTGGTGGTAGGTAGCGGGCCCAACGGGCTAGCCGCCGCCATCTCCCTGGCCGCCAAGGGCGTGCAAGTCACCGTGCTCGAAGCAGCCGACGAGGTCGGCGGCGGTACCCGCAGCAGCGAGGCCATCATTCCGGGCCTGCTGCACGACCATTGTTCGGCGATTCACCCGATGGCCGTCGGCTCGCAGTTCCTGAGTGAATTCAACCTGCAGCGGTACGGATTGTCGTGGCGCTGGCCGGAGATCGACTGCGTGCATCCGCTCGACGGCGGCAGCGCCGGCGTGCTGCACCGCTCGGTCGAGCAGACGGCGGCCGGCCTGGGTCGCGACGGGGGGCGCTGGCGGCTCGCGTTCGGTTATCCCGCCGACCATTTCGATGCGCTCAGCGACGACATCATGGGCCCCCTGCTACGGATCCCGCACCATCCGCTGATGCTGGCCCGCTTCGGTGCGCCCACGGTGCTTCCCGCATCGACGTTCGCGCGGGTGTTCCGCACCGACGAGGGCCGCGCGTTGTTCGGTGGTGTTGCGGCCCACGCCTTCCGGCCGCTGCACTACCCGATGACGTCCGCCATCGGGATGGGCATCATCGCGGCGGGGCATCGGCACGGCTGGGCGGTGGCCGAGGGTGGATCGCAGTCGATCGCCAACGCGATGGCCGCGCTGCTGAGCGACTTGGGCGGCAAGATCGAAACCGGCGTCCGGGTGCAGAACACGTCGCAACTGCCGACGGCCGACGTCACGATGTTCGATCTGGCGCCGAGCGCGGTCGCGGGTATCCTCGGAGACCGTCTCCCCCGCCGAATTTCAGCCGCCTTCACCAGGTTCCGGCGTGGCCCCGGCGCGTTCAAGGTCGACTTCGCCGTCGAGGGCGGCGTGCCCTGGACGAACCCGGACGCGCATCGAGCCGGCACGGTGCATCTGGCCGGCAGCTACGCGGAGCTCGCGGCGACCGAGCGGGACATCCACGCCGGGCGGATGCCCGAGCGGCCGTTCGTGCTGATCGGTCAGCAGTACCTCGCCGATCCGCAACGGTCGGTGGGCAATACCCATCCGGTGTGGAGCTACGCGCACGTCCCCAACGGCTACACCGGCGATGCCACCGAGGCGATCATCACGCAGATCGAGCGGTTCGCACCCGGCTTCACCGAGCGCATCGTCGGCCACACCGTTCGCTCGACGACGGAGATGGCCACCTACAACGCCAACTACGCCGGCGGCGACATCATGACCGGCTCAAAGGACATTCGCCAGCTCACCTTTGGACCACGAATCACGCTGTCGCCCTACACTATTGGCGTGCCCGGCATGTACATCTGCTCGGCGGCCACCCCGCCCGGGCCCGGCGCGCACGGCATGTGTGGCGCCAACGCCGCCAAACTCGCGCTGGACTACCTGACCGGACGGGTCTAGAAGGTCACCACCACCTTGTCGGCCGCGCCGGGCGTGCTGGCGAGTTCGAGCGCCGCACCGACGCTGCCGAACGGGATGGTGTGACTGACGATCACCGCATACTTCTCCCAGTTCGCGACGATGTCCTTGGTCACCTCGAAGATCTCGTCGGGATAACCCATCGAACCTACGATGGTGATCTCGTTGCTCATGATGTTGACGAACTCGACGGGTACCGGCTCTTTATGGACGCCAACGACTCCCAGGGTTGCGCCCTTCTTGGCGGCGACCAGCGCGGTGTCGATCACCGCGGACGCCCCGGCGGCATCGAGGTAGATATCGGTGCCGGCCTTGCCCGGGAACATCGACTCACCCTCGCCGTGCAGTTCGACGAGGCGATGCACGACTCGCTCGTCGGCGGAGTTGATCACCGCGTCGGCCCCGATCTGCAGCGCCTTCTCCAGCCGGGCAGGAATCAGGTCCACGACCACCACATGGCTCACCCCAAGGGATTTGAACGCCAGCGTGGCGCCCAGCCCGATCGGGCCGGCACCGAAGATGGCAACCTTGTCCGTCGGCTTGGGTTTGCATTGGTTGGCGCCGTGGCGGGCGACGGCCATCGGCTCGTTGAGCGCGGCCACCTCCCACGGGATGTGGCTGGGAATTACTTCGAGACTGGTTCCGCGAACCGCGTTTTCGATCAGCAGGTAATCCGCGAGCGCACCGGCCGGTCCCCCGTTGCCGATGATGCCGCTCGGTGCGACCATCGGATTGATCACGACGTGATCGCCGACGGCGATGCCGGACACCTGGTCGCCGACTTCGACGACTTCGCCGGCCGGTTCGTGTCCGAGCGGCGTGTGTCCCTGGCGCGGCGGGATGCCGCCGATCGTGATGTAGAACGCGTCGGAACCGCAGATGCCGCAGGCCCGCATCCTGACCAGGACGTCGTTCGGGCCGGCCTGCGGGCGATCGACGTCGACGACCTCCGCCTTACCCGGCCCGGTGACCACTGACATTTTCATGGCGCTGCCTCGAGTTCAATGTCGAAGGTGTCAAGGTATTCGGCGAAGACCGGCTCGAGTTGCTCGACGCTCAAGCCGTATTGTTCGAGGCTATAGGAGTTGAGCGCGAACCGGTCCTGCGGATGCTCGACGAGCCAATTGCGCATGCGCGCTTCGGCTTCGGCGGTCAGCGGATCGCCGGCCCACTCGTAAATGCGTCGCATCACGTCCATCGGGTCGCGCATCATCTCGTGGTAGTACATATGGAAGAAGCGGTCGTCTCCGATGTGTTCGCGGGCCCGCAGCGGCCGGTCCACGTGATAGCGCATCTGCCACATTGCGTTGCGCCCCATGGCTTCGGGGTCGATGGCCTCGGGCTGATGCGTCATCCCCTTCGGCAGCTTCCACAGGTTGGCCAGCGACCCGGTCGCCTTGTACGGATCGCGATGCGCCCACACCAGCCGGGCGTCCGGGAAAACCTTCAGCAGCGCCTCGATGTGCACCGAATGCGACGGCATCTTCAGGCTCCAGTTGCCGGGCGCTTTCGATTGCAGCACTTGCAGATAGCGCTTCTGGTACTCGTAGGTGCTCGACATATCGGTCTCGTCGAACAGCCATTCGGAGTAGCGCGCGCTCGACAGAAACGAGTCCCAGGACAGACCCTTGAAGTCCTGGTTGTGAATGAACATGTCCTCGGTGGGGCCGTCGGCGTCTTCCCAGTGCGGCAGCGGCACTTTCGCCTTCGTCACCATCTCCAGGATCTTGCGCTGCTCCTCCAGCAAGGCCAGGCAGCGCGGGTCGGTGCGCAACGTCTCGGTGGGCGCCGGCGGTATCGGATCCACGCACTGCCAGTGCAGCAGCGAGCGGCGGCCCGGGTCCTGGTCGAGCAGATAGCTGATCACGGTGGTTCCG encodes:
- a CDS encoding phytoene desaturase family protein; amino-acid sequence: MSTAVVVGSGPNGLAAAISLAAKGVQVTVLEAADEVGGGTRSSEAIIPGLLHDHCSAIHPMAVGSQFLSEFNLQRYGLSWRWPEIDCVHPLDGGSAGVLHRSVEQTAAGLGRDGGRWRLAFGYPADHFDALSDDIMGPLLRIPHHPLMLARFGAPTVLPASTFARVFRTDEGRALFGGVAAHAFRPLHYPMTSAIGMGIIAAGHRHGWAVAEGGSQSIANAMAALLSDLGGKIETGVRVQNTSQLPTADVTMFDLAPSAVAGILGDRLPRRISAAFTRFRRGPGAFKVDFAVEGGVPWTNPDAHRAGTVHLAGSYAELAATERDIHAGRMPERPFVLIGQQYLADPQRSVGNTHPVWSYAHVPNGYTGDATEAIITQIERFAPGFTERIVGHTVRSTTEMATYNANYAGGDIMTGSKDIRQLTFGPRITLSPYTIGVPGMYICSAATPPGPGAHGMCGANAAKLALDYLTGRV
- a CDS encoding zinc-dependent alcohol dehydrogenase, coding for MKMSVVTGPGKAEVVDVDRPQAGPNDVLVRMRACGICGSDAFYITIGGIPPRQGHTPLGHEPAGEVVEVGDQVSGIAVGDHVVINPMVAPSGIIGNGGPAGALADYLLIENAVRGTSLEVIPSHIPWEVAALNEPMAVARHGANQCKPKPTDKVAIFGAGPIGLGATLAFKSLGVSHVVVVDLIPARLEKALQIGADAVINSADERVVHRLVELHGEGESMFPGKAGTDIYLDAAGASAVIDTALVAAKKGATLGVVGVHKEPVPVEFVNIMSNEITIVGSMGYPDEIFEVTKDIVANWEKYAVIVSHTIPFGSVGAALELASTPGAADKVVVTF
- a CDS encoding sulfotransferase family protein produces the protein MSEFDNLATTDDVLKLASQRTGLTEIDSDSWRDGLQLILDDVNNSPAFTQFGRERILNDATDALGRRLQVHGYIREHPEVLDVPVERPLMVLGMPRTGTTVISYLLDQDPGRRSLLHWQCVDPIPPAPTETLRTDPRCLALLEEQRKILEMVTKAKVPLPHWEDADGPTEDMFIHNQDFKGLSWDSFLSSARYSEWLFDETDMSSTYEYQKRYLQVLQSKAPGNWSLKMPSHSVHIEALLKVFPDARLVWAHRDPYKATGSLANLWKLPKGMTHQPEAIDPEAMGRNAMWQMRYHVDRPLRAREHIGDDRFFHMYYHEMMRDPMDVMRRIYEWAGDPLTAEAEARMRNWLVEHPQDRFALNSYSLEQYGLSVEQLEPVFAEYLDTFDIELEAAP